Proteins found in one Desulfatibacillum aliphaticivorans DSM 15576 genomic segment:
- a CDS encoding UbiA family prenyltransferase has product MPPVKAYLQLFRPDAALISFATYLVGAVLANGLDLMDVAAAFLITGFSTNFCYSFNSWADWETDAVNKPHRPIPSGKLTPRQALNYSMFLLAASLVYPFFLVRPGWILGAYLLLPLLGVSYSGKPFSLKLRPPASVFAVSGGLVIPIIVGYYSNVQGAAPDLRAFFLALFVYCLAIIPLKDIEDERGDGDWNLYAKYGARLPYYALAGLLIDAALLLALPAPPLLKAGLLLLFLLTGLMIRWHLARPDQMGFLYRRNIHIVEAGGALFLGWQVLYNQGVISLSLMGGLP; this is encoded by the coding sequence ATGCCGCCAGTCAAAGCGTATCTTCAATTGTTCCGGCCCGACGCCGCGCTTATTTCGTTCGCCACCTATCTGGTGGGGGCGGTGCTGGCCAACGGTCTGGACCTGATGGATGTGGCGGCCGCCTTTTTGATCACGGGATTTTCCACCAATTTTTGCTATAGTTTTAACTCCTGGGCCGACTGGGAAACGGACGCCGTCAACAAGCCCCACAGGCCCATTCCTTCGGGTAAGCTGACGCCCAGGCAGGCGTTGAATTACAGCATGTTTCTGCTGGCTGCGTCGCTGGTGTATCCTTTTTTTCTGGTGAGGCCCGGCTGGATATTGGGCGCCTATCTGCTGCTGCCCTTGCTTGGAGTGTCATACTCCGGCAAGCCATTCTCCCTTAAGTTAAGGCCTCCTGCCTCCGTGTTCGCCGTGAGCGGCGGGCTAGTCATTCCTATCATTGTGGGCTATTACTCCAATGTGCAAGGCGCCGCTCCCGACCTCCGGGCCTTTTTCCTGGCCCTTTTCGTTTATTGCCTGGCCATTATTCCCCTCAAGGATATTGAAGACGAGCGCGGCGACGGAGACTGGAACCTGTACGCCAAATACGGCGCCCGGCTGCCTTATTACGCCCTGGCCGGCCTGTTGATCGACGCAGCGCTCCTGTTGGCCTTGCCGGCGCCGCCTCTTTTGAAGGCCGGGCTGCTTCTGCTGTTTCTTCTTACAGGGCTGATGATCCGGTGGCACCTGGCGCGGCCGGACCAGATGGGCTTTTTATACCGGAGAAACATCCATATTGTAGAGGCGGGAGGAGCCTTGTTTTTGGGCTGGCAGGTGTTATACAACCAAGGCGTCATCAGCCTGAGTTTAATGGGAGGCCTCCCATGA
- a CDS encoding DUF4125 family protein translates to MQSNESIINDIIALELEMFLAVNAKEPAACQDNPERFKDMRKAQFWPWSKETLESYLQDLKDAVRAGKNLFTLKYARMDNLIPRLNLNPAVSGIAEAQLLWQRMLAEEYPKTVGRGRSLEDGDEKLGGGSFLVYATSELETYSDRTLDLLGQDVLRHFEAKTNMSRIVYEKMVSDLGYASLDEAEALAR, encoded by the coding sequence ATGCAATCCAACGAATCAATCATCAATGACATCATCGCCCTGGAACTGGAAATGTTTCTGGCCGTAAATGCCAAGGAGCCGGCTGCGTGCCAGGATAACCCGGAGCGATTCAAAGATATGCGCAAAGCCCAGTTTTGGCCCTGGTCAAAAGAAACCCTGGAATCCTACCTGCAGGATTTGAAGGACGCCGTCCGGGCGGGCAAAAATCTGTTTACCCTGAAATACGCGCGCATGGATAACCTGATCCCCCGGCTAAACCTCAATCCGGCCGTGTCCGGCATTGCAGAGGCCCAACTGCTATGGCAGCGCATGCTGGCTGAGGAATATCCCAAAACCGTAGGCCGGGGCCGGTCCCTGGAAGACGGGGATGAGAAGTTGGGAGGCGGCTCTTTTTTAGTGTATGCTACATCTGAGCTGGAAACCTATTCGGACCGCACCTTGGACTTGCTGGGGCAGGATGTTTTAAGGCATTTTGAAGCAAAGACGAATATGTCCAGGATCGTGTACGAGAAAATGGTTTCGGACCTGGGATACGCTTCCCTGGACGAAGCCGAAGCCCTCGCCCGATAA
- a CDS encoding TRAP transporter TatT component family protein — translation MKITRLKGFKLLLTIVLALAMMTGSGCVKTAVKTGVHLSAVPVMDLMMESLLDSPSSTLLKDGMASNVLLVTALAEMDPENQGLLSKTCFLYTSYGMMVEDEDPAYAVELYSIAKEYGMRSLMTDKKFAKGLEEGKKIPELTPLLGKKYMEALCWTGLAYGLYLMQNMDDPMALMDMPDCVAMVQRSMELDEKYMFGVGKAFMGGYYAMLPEFLGLGGGPDASAAMFEEARAISGGKFLLVDVFEARFLSTYVDDRDRFESLLNSVLEADSSALSGGEGLNDLAKVKAKYYLSIEDSLF, via the coding sequence ATGAAAATCACAAGGCTTAAAGGGTTCAAACTTTTGTTGACCATCGTTCTGGCGCTGGCCATGATGACCGGCTCCGGATGCGTCAAAACCGCCGTTAAAACCGGAGTGCACCTGTCCGCCGTGCCTGTCATGGACTTGATGATGGAATCGCTTTTGGACTCCCCCAGCTCCACGCTCCTCAAAGACGGCATGGCCAGCAACGTGCTGCTGGTTACGGCCCTGGCCGAAATGGACCCGGAAAATCAGGGCCTTCTCTCCAAGACCTGTTTTCTTTATACCTCTTACGGCATGATGGTGGAGGACGAGGATCCCGCTTACGCTGTCGAGCTTTACTCCATCGCCAAGGAATATGGCATGCGCTCCCTTATGACCGACAAAAAGTTCGCCAAGGGGCTGGAGGAAGGCAAAAAAATTCCTGAATTGACGCCTCTTCTCGGCAAAAAATACATGGAAGCCCTGTGCTGGACCGGTCTGGCCTACGGCCTGTATCTCATGCAGAACATGGACGATCCCATGGCGCTCATGGATATGCCCGACTGCGTCGCCATGGTGCAAAGGTCCATGGAACTGGACGAGAAATATATGTTCGGCGTGGGCAAAGCCTTTATGGGCGGCTACTACGCCATGCTGCCCGAGTTCCTGGGCCTGGGCGGCGGGCCTGACGCTTCCGCGGCCATGTTCGAGGAAGCCAGGGCAATTTCCGGCGGCAAGTTCCTGTTGGTGGACGTGTTCGAAGCCAGGTTCCTTTCCACTTACGTGGACGACCGGGATCGCTTTGAAAGCCTGCTGAACAGCGTACTGGAAGCCGATTCCTCCGCTCTATCCGGCGGAGAGGGCTTGAACGACCTGGCCAAGGTCAAAGCCAAGTACTACCTCTCCATTGAGGATAGTCTGTTTTAA
- a CDS encoding TRAP transporter large permease, which translates to MVQILTIFLVVVFIAAILVGAPLFTIIGGAAVVLFMLVAHESTAAIIIEMGRLANAPGIIAIPLFIFAGYMFAESKASNRLIRMSNALMGWVPGGLAAVTVIVSSVFTALTGASGITIIACGGILLPALIKDGFDRDFSLGIVTASGSSGVLFAPSLPIIIYGMIAQVDITELFIATAIPGLLIVFFLAGYGIMYGARKNIPTTRFSFKKILESVWETKWEIPLPFVVIGGIYGGFITPGEAASAAVVCALFSEVIIYREISWKHLLKIAVDSMITVGALLAVLGTALGFTNFLVDQEVPQRIMQWVQVIIHSKIAFLVALNAFLLVVGCVMDIFSAIVVVVPLIAPVAAKFGVDPIHLGVIFLANLELGYLTPPVGINLFIASLRFDVSVMRLYRVVLPFLLVLLIALIAISYFPQLSLFLGDLLGHKTEMLTI; encoded by the coding sequence ATGGTACAAATTCTAACCATCTTTTTAGTCGTGGTTTTTATCGCAGCCATTCTTGTCGGGGCGCCTTTGTTCACCATCATCGGCGGCGCTGCGGTGGTTTTGTTCATGCTGGTGGCCCACGAAAGCACGGCGGCCATTATCATTGAAATGGGCCGCCTTGCCAACGCCCCAGGCATCATAGCCATTCCATTGTTTATTTTCGCCGGGTATATGTTTGCGGAAAGCAAGGCCTCCAACCGGCTTATCCGCATGTCCAACGCCCTTATGGGATGGGTGCCCGGCGGTCTGGCTGCGGTGACGGTTATCGTGTCCTCGGTGTTTACGGCTCTCACCGGCGCCTCGGGCATCACCATCATCGCCTGCGGCGGCATCCTGTTGCCCGCTTTGATCAAGGACGGCTTTGACCGGGATTTCTCCCTGGGCATCGTAACGGCTTCGGGAAGCTCAGGCGTGCTTTTCGCCCCCAGCCTTCCCATCATCATTTACGGCATGATCGCCCAGGTGGACATCACGGAATTGTTCATCGCCACCGCCATTCCCGGCCTGCTCATCGTCTTTTTCCTGGCCGGCTACGGCATTATGTACGGCGCCAGGAAGAACATTCCCACCACCAGGTTTTCCTTTAAAAAGATTCTGGAAAGCGTATGGGAGACCAAGTGGGAAATTCCTCTGCCCTTTGTGGTGATCGGCGGCATTTACGGCGGGTTTATCACACCGGGCGAGGCCGCCTCGGCAGCGGTGGTTTGCGCCCTGTTTTCCGAGGTGATTATCTACCGCGAGATTTCCTGGAAGCATCTGTTGAAAATCGCCGTAGACTCCATGATCACCGTAGGCGCCCTGCTGGCCGTGTTGGGCACGGCGTTGGGTTTCACCAACTTTTTGGTGGACCAGGAAGTGCCCCAAAGGATCATGCAATGGGTGCAGGTGATCATCCACAGCAAGATCGCCTTTCTGGTGGCCTTGAACGCCTTCCTGCTGGTGGTGGGATGCGTCATGGACATCTTTTCCGCCATCGTGGTCGTCGTGCCCCTCATCGCTCCGGTGGCGGCCAAGTTCGGCGTCGACCCCATCCATCTGGGCGTCATCTTCCTGGCCAACCTGGAGTTGGGATACCTGACCCCGCCTGTTGGAATTAACCTGTTCATTGCTTCATTACGGTTTGACGTTTCCGTAATGCGTCTGTATAGGGTGGTATTGCCCTTCCTGCTAGTATTGTTGATTGCCCTCATCGCAATCAGTTACTTCCCGCAATTGAGCCTCTTCCTGGGCGACTTGTTGGGACATAAGACGGAAATGCTGACAATTTAA
- a CDS encoding TRAP transporter small permease subunit: MEWSNKWAPRFNEILPAGLLIIFGVAVMTAVLVYSICSMQVRQAETGLNFAVQNAAERISDWIEGHLGELGLVAADQTFIALSEGGDPNEQAVQEVSNSLQAVTKDIKEYRAAMLLNKAGEIVAAGDDKTDMTVNLAGDQDFQKALEGKPVVSNVFQSGRYPVFYLMQPVYKERDKRGKVDQTPENTVGVLAVTVDMNKLVKRFIKGLRSGEEGQAYMINSTGLVIGSTEKDAILEVNVNDLGYGSLFLADRNGLTAFAANEAPMAAAFHTVGDWGWKLVVEQNSDDLYERAQGTRRDILLAGVVLAVFLFFAVWYIINKEASVECMANIHKSMIYVEKIALIILLFTMIFMQFGQVIARNIFQTGIMWVDEVLRVEVLWVAFLGAGLAAEYNRHIKIDVLSHLLGDSKASKTLDVFAQVFALIACALLFNAAVTYIESEAKYPAFTLVDTDFLKVPDHFFRLVIPYFFLVMSVRCIINIRRIILGGYTRTIEP; this comes from the coding sequence ATGGAGTGGTCTAATAAATGGGCTCCCAGGTTCAATGAAATCCTGCCGGCCGGGCTCCTGATCATTTTTGGAGTCGCGGTGATGACGGCTGTGCTGGTTTATTCCATCTGCAGCATGCAAGTCAGGCAGGCGGAGACGGGGCTCAATTTCGCCGTTCAAAATGCTGCGGAAAGAATTTCGGACTGGATAGAAGGACACCTGGGCGAGCTAGGGCTTGTGGCGGCCGACCAAACCTTTATCGCGCTTTCCGAGGGCGGCGATCCAAACGAGCAGGCGGTCCAGGAAGTCTCCAACTCGCTGCAGGCGGTCACCAAGGATATCAAAGAGTACCGGGCGGCCATGTTGCTGAACAAGGCCGGGGAAATCGTAGCCGCCGGGGATGACAAAACGGACATGACCGTCAATCTGGCCGGCGACCAGGATTTTCAAAAAGCGTTGGAAGGCAAGCCGGTGGTATCCAACGTTTTCCAGAGCGGACGCTACCCGGTTTTTTACCTCATGCAGCCCGTGTATAAAGAGAGGGACAAGCGGGGCAAGGTGGATCAAACCCCGGAAAACACCGTGGGCGTTCTGGCCGTCACCGTGGATATGAACAAGCTGGTCAAACGCTTTATCAAGGGCTTACGCTCCGGCGAGGAGGGGCAGGCCTATATGATCAACTCCACGGGCCTGGTGATCGGCTCCACAGAAAAAGACGCAATCCTGGAAGTCAATGTCAATGACCTGGGCTACGGCTCCCTTTTTTTAGCGGACAGAAACGGCCTCACGGCTTTTGCGGCTAATGAGGCCCCCATGGCTGCAGCCTTTCACACCGTGGGAGACTGGGGCTGGAAGCTGGTTGTGGAGCAAAACTCCGACGATTTGTATGAAAGAGCCCAGGGCACCCGCAGGGACATTCTCCTGGCGGGCGTTGTGCTGGCCGTGTTTCTGTTTTTCGCCGTCTGGTACATCATCAACAAAGAAGCGTCCGTGGAGTGCATGGCCAACATCCATAAAAGCATGATCTACGTGGAAAAGATCGCCCTGATCATTCTTTTGTTCACCATGATCTTCATGCAGTTCGGACAGGTTATAGCCAGAAACATCTTCCAGACCGGCATCATGTGGGTGGATGAGGTGCTGCGGGTGGAGGTGCTTTGGGTGGCCTTTCTGGGGGCGGGCCTTGCCGCGGAATATAACAGGCATATCAAGATTGACGTGCTTTCCCATCTCTTGGGGGACAGCAAGGCCAGCAAAACCCTGGACGTTTTCGCACAGGTTTTCGCCCTGATCGCCTGCGCATTGTTGTTCAACGCCGCAGTGACTTATATAGAATCGGAAGCCAAATATCCCGCCTTCACCCTGGTGGACACGGACTTCCTGAAAGTTCCCGACCATTTCTTTCGCTTGGTCATTCCCTATTTCTTCCTGGTAATGAGCGTCCGGTGCATTATCAATATTCGGCGTATTATCCTGGGCGGCTATACCAGAACCATTGAACCCTGA
- a CDS encoding NAD(P)H-dependent flavin oxidoreductase yields the protein MSHPPKKNPVSAILGTRYPIMLGAMRLITHAKLAAAVSNAGGFGLIAASGMDVETLCNVLGAAQTLTDKPLGINVPIYRPNAPELIEAAAEMGVKTINTSGGNPAKIIRVVKDNGLKIVHKVSSLTMALKAQDAGVDAVTAMGFEAGGHVGREHVTTLCLVPQLVDHLNIPVIAAGGIADARGAAAAFALGALGVEMGTRFAACTESEAPLFYKESLAGADCEATQIMGKKAMPIRVLKNAATNRIVGAENQEEDPSGAKPDQPIYVMSGGDAHTAVMPCGQTAGLISGEKSVGEIIEDITEGIRRIAGKMEDDFFL from the coding sequence ATGTCCCATCCCCCCAAAAAAAATCCTGTTTCCGCAATTCTGGGAACCCGGTACCCCATTATGTTGGGCGCCATGCGATTGATCACCCACGCCAAACTGGCGGCCGCGGTTTCCAACGCCGGAGGCTTCGGCCTGATCGCTGCGTCCGGTATGGACGTGGAAACCCTGTGCAACGTGCTGGGCGCGGCCCAAACCCTGACGGACAAGCCCCTTGGCATCAACGTGCCTATTTACAGGCCCAATGCGCCGGAGCTTATCGAAGCGGCGGCGGAAATGGGCGTAAAAACCATCAACACATCGGGCGGAAATCCTGCCAAGATCATCAGGGTGGTGAAAGATAACGGGCTTAAGATCGTGCACAAGGTATCCTCCCTGACCATGGCCCTGAAGGCTCAGGACGCCGGAGTGGACGCCGTCACCGCCATGGGCTTTGAGGCCGGAGGCCACGTGGGCCGGGAGCACGTGACCACCCTGTGCCTGGTTCCTCAGCTTGTGGATCACCTGAATATTCCGGTCATCGCAGCGGGCGGCATTGCGGACGCCAGAGGCGCGGCCGCAGCTTTCGCCCTGGGCGCTTTGGGCGTGGAAATGGGCACCCGGTTTGCAGCCTGCACCGAAAGCGAGGCCCCGTTGTTTTACAAAGAAAGCCTGGCCGGTGCGGACTGCGAAGCCACCCAGATCATGGGCAAGAAAGCCATGCCCATCAGGGTGTTGAAAAACGCGGCGACTAACCGGATTGTGGGCGCGGAAAATCAAGAGGAAGACCCGTCGGGAGCGAAGCCCGACCAGCCTATTTACGTGATGAGCGGAGGGGACGCTCACACCGCCGTCATGCCGTGCGGCCAGACAGCCGGGCTAATCAGCGGGGAAAAAAGCGTTGGGGAGATCATTGAGGATATTACAGAGGGAATTCGGCGAATCGCCGGAAAAATGGAGGACGATTTTTTTCTTTAG
- a CDS encoding enoyl-CoA hydratase/isomerase family protein, whose protein sequence is MPQENLLAEVKDHVGVLTFNRPEKGNSLTPEMLIRVHTTLEEWAKGSDVRCVLFTGGQGKSFCSGYDISAIPTSVSKEEESLLKENNPVELAFRTIKNFPYPTLAAWNGYCFGAALNLSVCCDMRVSVDDTKFGMPPAKLGVVYHAEGLQQFVEALGMSVTRELFMTAATYRALEAKEMGVVSRLYPREIFHGEVAKLAQSIAGNAPIALKNNKAVLNMLAGGVVLTSEEKALAEQLQAEGFASEDLKEGQAAFLEKRKPVFKGR, encoded by the coding sequence ATGCCCCAGGAAAACCTGCTGGCGGAAGTCAAGGACCACGTGGGCGTCCTGACCTTCAACCGCCCGGAAAAGGGCAACTCCCTCACCCCGGAAATGCTCATTCGCGTGCACACGACCTTGGAGGAATGGGCTAAAGGCTCGGACGTGCGATGCGTGCTATTTACCGGAGGCCAGGGCAAATCCTTTTGCTCCGGATACGACATCTCCGCCATTCCCACCAGCGTCTCCAAGGAAGAGGAGTCCCTGCTTAAGGAAAACAATCCCGTGGAGCTGGCGTTTCGGACGATTAAGAACTTTCCCTATCCCACCCTGGCGGCCTGGAACGGATACTGCTTCGGCGCGGCCCTCAACCTTTCCGTGTGCTGCGACATGCGGGTGTCTGTGGACGATACGAAGTTCGGCATGCCTCCGGCCAAGTTGGGCGTGGTCTATCATGCGGAAGGCCTGCAGCAGTTTGTGGAAGCCCTGGGCATGAGCGTCACCAGAGAGTTGTTCATGACCGCCGCGACGTACAGGGCCCTGGAGGCCAAGGAGATGGGCGTGGTCAGCCGCTTATATCCCCGGGAGATATTTCATGGCGAAGTTGCAAAGCTGGCCCAATCCATTGCAGGCAACGCACCCATTGCCTTAAAAAACAATAAGGCTGTTTTAAACATGCTTGCCGGCGGTGTTGTTTTGACTTCCGAGGAAAAGGCCCTGGCCGAACAGCTTCAGGCCGAAGGCTTCGCCAGCGAGGACTTGAAGGAAGGGCAGGCGGCGTTCCTGGAAAAGCGCAAGCCCGTGTTCAAAGGAAGATAA
- a CDS encoding FKBP-type peptidyl-prolyl cis-trans isomerase: MEIGENTEVTLQFSIKDQNGEVLNDIYEYTPYRFAFGEASKDLYPGLEKGVKGMAPGQTRMFTVPAKSAFGERDKSLVERIRSDELPKGSVAVGNLVRKLSETGKASKPYTVTGFIGDWVYLDQNHPWAGKDLYYTVRIMAVAPVPEKEDKVTPLRQ; the protein is encoded by the coding sequence ATGGAGATTGGCGAAAACACCGAGGTCACCCTCCAGTTTTCCATCAAGGACCAGAACGGCGAAGTTTTGAATGATATCTATGAATACACGCCGTACCGGTTTGCATTCGGCGAGGCCTCCAAAGACCTGTACCCCGGCTTGGAAAAAGGGGTGAAAGGCATGGCGCCGGGCCAGACCCGCATGTTTACGGTTCCGGCCAAAAGCGCCTTTGGCGAACGCGATAAGTCCCTGGTGGAAAGGATCCGGTCTGACGAATTGCCCAAAGGCTCCGTGGCCGTGGGCAATTTGGTCAGGAAACTATCGGAAACCGGCAAAGCCTCCAAACCCTATACGGTCACGGGATTTATCGGCGACTGGGTGTACCTGGACCAGAACCATCCCTGGGCGGGCAAGGATTTGTATTACACGGTCCGCATCATGGCCGTGGCGCCGGTCCCGGAAAAGGAGGACAAGGTCACCCCCTTACGGCAGTAA
- a CDS encoding vWA domain-containing protein, protein MAADTKNINSPADSALNPEDEGLSSFWRKNVSGLEAVELANILRALRKVAGHMGPNVGRIEYTGMSHGSAASIIIDPELVMGEYPAPPHKVDYLTGLVVHEALHKIEWSEKVWKTLAPDFSAMPGLSRIAFQKIIHTGEDVYVDRLADRSILGRYAARTRSRAIEDAKTRLSAEKPTLEHLIHLWWASVWSPQIFERAEARYLPALKILQNLTASLESLPDETTSIIKRCQGRADLYKTAWENLEAEVQGLFIQDKRLIWLPDSAVSVNRDKEEDFPDPSPRKGLNNALLRDVEANLAQSSADITPIIRSIVGPDNLDVAPISRWDFNMAAHPVIDRKTVGRLKAIFANYADRKKIMSRGLTGGRVDGRKLYRAPINGRCFRQTDSIPSMDWNVTLLLDATGSMRGGKWRMVENTVGAMHKALAGFQNRLGAWAYFEIGGICMMSRLISGRNLLSVPPSGQTASGQAIIAAAYFMPKDKRRKLLVHVTDGQSNFGVDVSCGIDYCMQQNINLVTIGCGVRDRAKMEEQYGRTIQFVSHFGQLPMAMEKLLKWSFLYGDGKKLTAEARLRRLFVTD, encoded by the coding sequence ATGGCAGCCGATACGAAAAATATTAATTCCCCGGCGGATTCCGCCTTGAACCCGGAGGATGAAGGCCTTTCCTCGTTTTGGCGAAAAAACGTTTCCGGCCTGGAAGCCGTGGAGCTGGCCAACATCCTGCGGGCGCTCCGCAAGGTGGCGGGGCATATGGGGCCCAACGTGGGCCGGATCGAATACACGGGCATGTCCCACGGATCCGCCGCGTCCATCATCATCGATCCGGAACTGGTCATGGGCGAATATCCGGCGCCGCCCCATAAGGTGGATTACCTCACGGGCCTGGTGGTTCATGAAGCCCTGCACAAAATCGAATGGTCGGAAAAAGTGTGGAAGACCCTTGCCCCGGATTTCTCCGCCATGCCCGGTCTTTCCAGGATCGCCTTTCAAAAAATCATCCATACCGGCGAGGACGTTTACGTGGACCGCCTGGCCGACCGATCCATCCTGGGCCGTTACGCAGCCCGCACCCGCAGCCGGGCCATAGAGGATGCGAAAACCCGGCTGAGCGCCGAAAAGCCCACTCTGGAGCACCTGATTCACTTGTGGTGGGCCTCGGTCTGGTCCCCTCAAATATTCGAGCGCGCTGAGGCCCGTTACCTGCCCGCCTTGAAAATTCTGCAAAATTTAACAGCCTCCCTGGAATCCCTGCCGGACGAAACCACGAGCATCATCAAACGCTGCCAGGGCAGGGCGGACCTGTACAAGACCGCCTGGGAAAATCTGGAAGCGGAAGTGCAAGGCCTTTTCATCCAGGATAAGCGCCTGATCTGGCTGCCTGACTCGGCCGTTTCCGTGAATAGAGATAAGGAGGAGGATTTTCCGGACCCTTCGCCGCGAAAAGGGCTGAACAACGCCCTCCTGCGCGACGTTGAGGCCAACCTGGCCCAAAGCTCCGCGGACATCACCCCCATTATCCGGTCCATCGTGGGGCCGGACAACCTGGACGTGGCGCCCATCTCCCGCTGGGATTTCAACATGGCCGCCCATCCGGTGATCGATCGGAAAACCGTGGGCAGGCTCAAAGCCATCTTCGCCAATTACGCAGACCGAAAAAAAATCATGAGCCGGGGCCTGACCGGAGGCCGCGTGGATGGACGCAAGCTGTATCGCGCGCCCATTAACGGCCGATGCTTCAGGCAGACGGATTCCATCCCCTCCATGGATTGGAACGTCACCCTTTTGCTGGACGCCACGGGCAGCATGCGGGGCGGCAAATGGCGCATGGTGGAAAACACCGTGGGCGCCATGCACAAGGCCCTGGCCGGCTTTCAAAATCGTCTGGGCGCCTGGGCCTATTTTGAAATTGGCGGCATCTGCATGATGTCCCGGCTGATTTCCGGCCGCAACCTGTTATCCGTACCCCCCAGCGGTCAGACCGCCTCGGGGCAGGCCATCATTGCGGCGGCCTATTTCATGCCCAAGGACAAGCGCCGCAAGCTCCTGGTCCACGTAACGGACGGGCAATCCAATTTTGGGGTGGATGTATCGTGCGGGATAGATTATTGTATGCAGCAAAACATCAACTTGGTTACAATCGGATGCGGAGTCAGGGATCGGGCTAAGATGGAGGAGCAGTACGGGAGGACCATTCAGTTTGTGAGTCACTTCGGACAGCTTCCCATGGCCATGGAAAAGCTGTTAAAATGGTCTTTTTTGTATGGCGACGGAAAAAAACTCACTGCGGAGGCCCGCTTACGCAGGCTTTTCGTAACGGATTAA
- a CDS encoding AAA family ATPase produces the protein MAESEHGLEIPQREEHFFLPQDIIDNLGRIEALSQRHPVNILVAGKQGCGKSTMVRQFAANNNRPLATFQIGILSEPGQLFGEHRLKDGETYYQQFLFPQAIQTPGCVIHLEEINRPEHPKALNMLFSVLSQDRQVWTDELGLIKVAPGVVFFATLNEGEEFVGTEMLDAALRDRFYVTLMDYLTPEVETDVLHLKTGIDQGDAQTIVNVAGQLRKNTQEPVTVSTRHTLMIAEMAAVGATVREAFANSLQVSRDILESVLLSLHLEMNMTERSHGSRYEKY, from the coding sequence ATGGCGGAATCGGAACACGGATTGGAAATCCCCCAGCGGGAGGAGCATTTTTTCCTGCCCCAAGACATCATTGACAACCTGGGAAGGATCGAAGCCCTGTCCCAACGGCATCCGGTCAACATTTTGGTCGCCGGCAAGCAGGGTTGCGGCAAATCCACCATGGTGCGCCAGTTCGCCGCCAACAACAACCGCCCGTTGGCAACCTTCCAGATAGGCATTCTCTCCGAGCCGGGCCAGCTTTTCGGGGAGCATCGACTGAAAGACGGCGAAACCTATTACCAGCAATTTTTGTTTCCCCAGGCCATCCAAACCCCGGGCTGCGTCATCCATCTGGAGGAGATCAACCGGCCCGAGCATCCCAAAGCCTTGAACATGCTTTTTTCCGTGCTGTCCCAGGATCGCCAGGTCTGGACCGACGAGCTGGGGCTTATAAAGGTCGCCCCCGGCGTGGTGTTTTTCGCCACCCTGAATGAAGGCGAGGAGTTTGTGGGCACGGAAATGCTGGACGCAGCCTTGCGGGACCGCTTTTACGTCACCCTCATGGATTACTTGACCCCCGAGGTGGAAACCGACGTTTTGCACCTGAAAACCGGCATCGATCAGGGCGACGCCCAGACCATCGTCAACGTGGCCGGCCAGTTGCGGAAAAACACCCAGGAGCCCGTCACCGTGTCCACCCGCCATACGCTGATGATCGCCGAAATGGCGGCTGTGGGGGCCACGGTGCGCGAGGCTTTCGCCAACAGCCTGCAGGTGAGCCGGGATATCCTGGAATCCGTCCTGCTTTCCCTGCATCTGGAAATGAACATGACGGAAAGGTCCCATGGCAGCCGATACGAAAAATATTAA
- a CDS encoding benzylsuccinate synthase gamma subunit family protein: MSTCSDCKSFFPREDEPGKGDCVRRVVDPRQAYYTTKPKNPEDDASGCGEFQKR, translated from the coding sequence ATGAGCACATGCAGCGATTGCAAAAGTTTTTTCCCTCGTGAAGATGAACCCGGCAAGGGCGATTGCGTCCGGCGCGTGGTGGACCCCAGGCAGGCCTACTACACCACCAAGCCCAAAAACCCCGAGGACGACGCCTCCGGTTGCGGCGAGTTCCAGAAAAGATAG